From a region of the Williamsia phyllosphaerae genome:
- a CDS encoding DUF2510 domain-containing protein, translating to MPTWIVVVLVIAVIIAIGVIFALVRYYRSKPPPIPAGWYPDLHDPSIERRHDGSGWTEETRPNEDERER from the coding sequence ATGCCAACCTGGATCGTCGTCGTGCTCGTCATCGCCGTGATCATCGCGATCGGCGTGATCTTCGCGCTTGTCCGTTACTACCGGTCCAAGCCGCCGCCCATCCCGGCCGGCTGGTACCCCGACCTGCACGATCCATCGATCGAGCGTCGACACGACGGCTCGGGGTGGACCGAGGAGACCCGTCCGAACGAGGACGAGCGGGAGCGCTGA